A DNA window from Pseudomonas wuhanensis contains the following coding sequences:
- a CDS encoding lysoplasmalogenase has protein sequence MGWLILALMGAVTFLYGLSVHATLLCLLVKPMPVLALLGWLHDAPPSDYRRWISLGLIFSLVGDVLLALPQDLFVFGLGAFLVAHLAYLKAYLSDCRRLALLPLMLALSVGAVLLGILISNGLGPLLIPVIVYGLAISAMLWRALARLGTDVPKRSALLAAAGAVAFVFSDSVIGINRFVMPFHAAPYVIILSYWLGQWGIAASAFAQKPR, from the coding sequence GTGGGCTGGCTGATTCTGGCGCTGATGGGCGCGGTGACCTTTCTCTATGGCCTCAGTGTGCATGCGACGCTGCTCTGCCTGCTGGTCAAACCGATGCCGGTGCTGGCCCTGCTCGGCTGGTTGCACGATGCACCGCCCAGTGACTATCGGCGCTGGATCAGCCTGGGTTTGATTTTTTCCTTGGTCGGCGACGTGTTGCTGGCATTGCCGCAAGATTTGTTCGTGTTTGGCCTTGGGGCGTTTTTGGTCGCGCATTTGGCGTATCTGAAGGCTTATTTGAGCGATTGCCGGCGTCTGGCATTGTTGCCGTTGATGCTAGCGTTGAGCGTGGGCGCGGTGCTGCTGGGGATTCTGATTTCCAATGGCTTGGGACCGCTGCTGATCCCGGTGATCGTCTACGGGCTGGCCATCAGCGCCATGCTCTGGCGCGCGCTGGCCCGCCTCGGCACCGACGTGCCCAAACGCTCGGCGTTGCTGGCGGCGGCGGGCGCGGTGGCATTTGTGTTTTCTGACAGCGTGATTGGTATTAACCGGTTTGTGATGCCATTCCATGCCGCGCCTTACGTGATCATCCTCAGCTACTGGCTGGGGCAATGGGGGATTGCGGCGTCGGCGTTTGCCCAGAAACCGCGCTGA
- the cmoB gene encoding tRNA 5-methoxyuridine(34)/uridine 5-oxyacetic acid(34) synthase CmoB, whose translation MIDLSPLARRLAGTPLAEWANTLQAQLDKKMEKGHGDLERWQSALDALPKIQPSEVDLLNGLKLDTDCDVETRAQMRTALMGLSPWRKGPFDLFGVHVDTEWRSDWKWSRVAPHLDLKGKRILDVGCGNGYYMWRMLGAGADSVIGVDPNWLFFCQFQAVQRYLSEPNAWHLPFPFEDLPPNLEGFDTVFSMGVFYHRRSPIEHLLALKDCLVKGGELVLETLVIEGDQQQVLVPEDRYAQMRNVWFLPSVPALELWLRRAGFSDVRCVDVSVTTVEEQRGTEWMKYQSLSDFLDPQDHSKTIEGLPAPMRAVIVARK comes from the coding sequence ATGATTGATCTGTCCCCCCTCGCCCGCCGTCTGGCCGGTACCCCGCTGGCCGAATGGGCCAACACCCTGCAGGCACAACTCGACAAGAAAATGGAAAAAGGTCACGGTGACCTGGAACGCTGGCAGAGCGCGCTGGACGCGTTGCCGAAGATTCAGCCGAGCGAAGTCGACTTGTTGAATGGCTTGAAACTGGACACTGATTGCGACGTTGAGACCCGCGCGCAAATGCGCACCGCGTTGATGGGTTTGTCGCCCTGGCGTAAAGGCCCGTTCGACCTGTTCGGCGTGCATGTCGACACTGAATGGCGTTCGGACTGGAAATGGTCCCGGGTAGCTCCGCACCTGGACCTGAAAGGCAAACGCATCCTCGATGTCGGCTGCGGCAACGGTTATTACATGTGGCGCATGCTCGGCGCCGGGGCTGATAGCGTGATCGGCGTCGACCCGAACTGGCTGTTCTTCTGCCAGTTCCAGGCCGTACAACGCTACTTGTCCGAGCCCAATGCCTGGCACCTGCCCTTCCCTTTCGAAGACCTGCCGCCGAATCTGGAAGGCTTCGACACGGTGTTTTCCATGGGCGTGTTCTATCACCGCCGCTCGCCGATCGAGCATTTGCTGGCGCTTAAGGATTGCCTGGTCAAAGGCGGTGAACTGGTGCTGGAAACGCTGGTGATCGAAGGCGATCAGCAGCAGGTGTTGGTGCCGGAAGACCGTTACGCGCAGATGCGTAACGTGTGGTTCCTGCCATCAGTGCCCGCGCTGGAACTGTGGCTGCGCCGCGCCGGCTTCAGCGATGTGCGTTGCGTGGATGTGAGCGTGACCACGGTCGAGGAACAACGCGGGACGGAGTGGATGAAGTATCAGTCGTTGAGCGACTTCCTTGACCCGCAAGATCACAGTAAAACGATCGAAGGGCTGCCGGCGCCGATGCGCGCGGTGATCGTCGCCCGCAAATAG
- the cmoA gene encoding carboxy-S-adenosyl-L-methionine synthase CmoA, whose amino-acid sequence MPAFSTYTAGTAVSKESDRLFAQPLTQVPDFAFNEDVVRVFPDMIKRSVPGYPTIVENLGVLAAQFAQPNSVLYDLGSSLGAVTQALRRHVRTDGCRVIAVDNSAAMVERCREYLNGQDSMFQELLPVEVIEGDILALEFQPASVVALNFTLQFIAPDQRTALLSRIRQSLLPGGALILSEKLRFNDPEEHALLTDLHVAFKRANGYSELEIAQKRSAIENVMKPDSLEEHRERLLAAGFSKVVPWFQCLNFASLIALP is encoded by the coding sequence ATGCCGGCCTTTTCCACCTACACCGCTGGAACCGCCGTGAGCAAAGAATCCGATCGCCTTTTCGCCCAGCCTTTGACCCAGGTACCTGACTTCGCCTTTAACGAGGACGTGGTGCGGGTATTCCCGGACATGATCAAGCGCTCGGTGCCGGGATATCCGACCATCGTGGAAAACCTCGGCGTGCTCGCCGCGCAGTTCGCCCAGCCCAACAGCGTGCTCTACGACCTGGGCTCATCGTTGGGCGCTGTGACCCAGGCCTTGCGCCGCCACGTGCGCACCGACGGTTGCCGGGTGATCGCTGTGGATAACTCCGCCGCCATGGTCGAGCGTTGCCGCGAATACCTCAACGGCCAGGACTCGATGTTCCAGGAGTTGCTGCCGGTGGAAGTAATCGAGGGCGATATCCTTGCCTTGGAATTTCAGCCGGCCTCGGTGGTGGCGCTGAACTTCACCCTGCAATTCATCGCCCCGGACCAGCGCACCGCGCTGCTCTCGCGCATCCGTCAATCGCTGTTGCCCGGTGGCGCGCTGATCCTTTCGGAGAAGCTGCGCTTCAACGATCCCGAAGAACACGCGCTGCTCACCGACCTGCATGTGGCCTTCAAACGCGCTAACGGCTACAGCGAACTGGAAATCGCCCAGAAACGCAGCGCCATCGAAAATGTCATGAAGCCCGACAGCCTCGAAGAACACCGCGAGCGCCTGTTGGCCGCCGGGTTCTCGAAAGTCGTGCCGTGGTTCCAGTGTCTTAACTTTGCCTCGTTGATTGCCTTGCCATGA
- a CDS encoding protease inhibitor I42 family protein, whose protein sequence is MSPTRLLIPLALALLSACATQSTHNVTVEKQSECPVQLNSGQNLILTLPSNPTTGYRWAIQDSAGGVLRALSPEVYSNPEDAGVVGSAGLSTWRFQAFATGTGRLRLTYSQPWAPEVPAVKTFDCAIAVN, encoded by the coding sequence ATGTCCCCCACTCGCCTGTTGATCCCCCTCGCCCTCGCCCTGCTGAGCGCTTGCGCCACGCAATCGACACACAACGTGACCGTGGAAAAACAAAGCGAATGCCCGGTGCAACTGAACAGCGGGCAAAACCTGATCCTGACCCTGCCAAGCAACCCGACCACGGGTTACCGCTGGGCGATTCAGGATTCGGCCGGTGGCGTGTTACGCGCGCTCAGCCCCGAGGTTTACAGCAACCCGGAAGACGCCGGGGTCGTCGGCAGCGCCGGCCTCTCGACCTGGCGCTTCCAGGCCTTTGCCACCGGCACTGGCCGTTTGCGGCTGACTTATTCACAGCCGTGGGCACCCGAAGTGCCGGCGGTGAAAACCTTCGACTGCGCCATTGCGGTTAACTGA
- the tadA gene encoding tRNA adenosine(34) deaminase TadA, with translation MRQIRPAAIIDRSRDRDFMREALALAAEGAALGEVPVGAVLVQDGEIIGRGFNCPISGNDPSAHAEMVAIRAAAQAASNYRLPGSTLYVTLEPCSMCAGLIVHSRIARVVYGALEPKAGIVQSQGQFFTQGFLNHRVVYEGGVLAEECGAVLSEFFKARRAKPSE, from the coding sequence ATGCGTCAGATTCGCCCCGCAGCGATTATCGACCGCAGCCGTGATCGCGATTTCATGCGCGAAGCTCTGGCCCTCGCCGCCGAAGGCGCGGCGCTGGGTGAAGTGCCGGTGGGCGCGGTGCTGGTGCAGGACGGTGAAATCATCGGGCGCGGTTTCAATTGCCCAATCAGCGGCAACGACCCCAGCGCCCACGCCGAGATGGTCGCGATCCGCGCCGCCGCCCAGGCCGCCAGCAACTACCGCCTGCCGGGCAGTACGCTTTACGTGACGCTGGAGCCGTGCAGCATGTGCGCCGGGCTGATCGTGCACTCGCGGATCGCGCGGGTGGTGTATGGCGCGCTGGAGCCCAAGGCCGGGATTGTGCAGAGCCAGGGGCAGTTCTTTACCCAAGGCTTTTTGAATCATCGGGTGGTGTATGAGGGCGGGGTGTTGGCGGAGGAGTGTGGCGCGGTGTTGAGTGAATTCTTCAAGGCCCGAAGAGCAAAACCTTCAGAGTAA